From the Sebastes umbrosus isolate fSebUmb1 chromosome 2, fSebUmb1.pri, whole genome shotgun sequence genome, one window contains:
- the LOC119476943 gene encoding 5-hydroxyisourate hydrolase-like — MSTYRLQQLKGHILPGIEITAMAGPASPLTTHVLNTAMGVPGSNMALGLYRQDPSTNAWSLITSGTTNADGRCPGLITKEMFTSGVYRMRFETAQYWESMGETSFYPYVEIVFTINDPGQKYHIPLLLSRFSYSTYRGS, encoded by the exons ATGAGTACGTACAGGCTGCAGCAACTCAAGGGTCATATTTTGCCAGGAATTGAG ATCACAGCAATGGCAGGCCCTGCTAGTCCCCTGACCACCCATGTGCTGAACACTGCAATGGGTGTCCCTGGCTCGAACATGGCCCTAGGTCTCTATCGACAAGACCCCTCCACTAACGCCTGGAGTTTGATAACCTCTGG GACCACTAATGCTGATGGACGTTGTCCAGGACTCATCACAAAAGAAATGTTTACCTCTGGTGTGTACAGAATGCGTTTTGAGACTGCTCAGTACTGGGAGAGTATGGGAGAGACCAGCTTTTACCCGTATGTTGAG ATTGTCTTCACTATAAATGACCCAGGCCAAAAGTACCACATCCCTCTGCTCCTGAGTCGTTTCTCTTATAGTACGTACAGAGGGAGCTAG